The genomic window gtttcctttttcaattcggcgcaagcaacgttacttttcccagggacagatttgacagcgatactgcattctcgggcagtatgctattgcgcaagcacgcagtcgtacttgcgcaatagtgccttcccgagctctcattccacaccgtacgaaaCTGACACTGGTAGCGAGAAGcagtctctgcatctcagacatcgcttccgcaggcaactctgtccccttttctccctttcattccaacccgtgagcaacgctagtctcccttctcttccgaatgcatttttttaaaaaaataataagaatcagtttttaaaatccttaaatgtgatgcatgcctccgaatcgtgtgatgtgtccgatcagctgcgtttttggggataaattaagagcgatgacatgacagtagtcatcgctcttatttgcGACCATTTGCGACCAAGAGAAGCCTGGTCGCAAATGGAATGAGAAAGCGCACAGCCTTGTCTGAAAGCGCAGGATATTCGCTGCGTCGCTGCATCCAAAAGTCCAGAAATGTCTGGCCTCTGAAAGCAGACTTTCAACGTCTCGTCACAGGacgattttgcaaaaatgttgctTCCCCTACTCGTCGTCACAGCAGTTAGTCAATGCAGGTTTAAGATGATTGCATATGATGGGTATGGGCACGAgtaaactcgagtgatcgaaggaaatcctcgaggatcaatcgagatcgagtactcgtttaatcaaatctatttttagaatgcaacgcatctgcagcaggaataggcctgatgatgaacggcaatattaccaaccaaacatgcaatgcttattctccatcaaaacagtcagcgttatcagagtattcattatttatttttgcaaacgttcaaaacacattttccttacaaaaataaataggcctatgcgtctcacaatttaaatcacgtcgaaccaaggcctgtaacagtttaaaaaaaactaaaacgaaacaagtagcctaaccattgaaaataatttaaagctgcaaataaaacggcagcaaatggactatgaattacgcgttgtgatcttctctacacggccgggattacggctgcgtcttgcggcggttaaaatagccgacacacttggttgctgcgggtctgctttcccgaactcaccgttgtgtttcaggacggagcatatgttgccgcctaGTACTTGTAGGCCTAGTagctactctggtagctcgatttcgcttggcatattttacatttcaccttatgatctcctatttctttaaagtaggcctatttcaattcttcgctgcgctttgctttaaccgccatctcttaactttttgaattctggcgtgcctgcacacggcacggaacgcgccacacagaaatggatacatttaatttgctttgtgcccacggcatgcgtaagtggcgccgcacagaaaattgatacatttgcttcagaaaactttgtttgtttgtgtgtatgcaaactcgagtttgcctgtccaccaaccgagttcatttgtaacgagtagtactcgagttATCGATTCCCCACGCCCatcccagattttttttttaacggttgcttcaacttcaaaaaattgcttcaaaaaatcgttcatactccgcgtaccactagagggcgctcgcgtaccaccagtggtacgcgtaccacagatTGAGAACGGCTGGGCTAGCATATTTCAAATGTCCAGAGTGGAGATCTTCATCATGAAAAACCAAGACCTGTAGCCAGAAATTTCCTATCCACCGCTCCCTATCTATTCAACCATCCAAAGGCAGAGGAGGTGAGCTTCAGTAAAGGCTTAGTTAAGGCTtggttccacgtcgacacaACGCAAGGGGCTTAcagaccccttacgtccttgcgaaCCCCCCTTgcgtccaccacaagggcctgacgtgaGCCTCCCAAAAAATTGtgaccttgcgtcgaggcgcgGCCTGACGCAGCAGCGGGGGCtttgattggtccgctcactgaaACCCGACACAGAACACAAAACAGGTTCCCGACTGCATCGAGGCGACTCCGGGGTCATtgtgttgcgtcgacgtggaaccataactaagccctGAGAAGCCCAGCTGGAGGACCCCAGGACTTTACACACGTACAATCGGCCAGGCCGGCCTTGATGGCCAGCAGCAGAGCCCACTCGAGGCAGCCCTGGCCGTAGCGCAGCCGGCCCTGCTCCAGGTAGTGCCGCCCCAGCTCCAGCAGCACGTGcaccagctgcagccccggccCCTCCTGCTCCAGGCCAGAGAAGAGCTCCAGGGCCCGGGTCAGGTGCCTCTCCGCCAGGGTCTTCGCCCCGGCCTTCAGACACAACAGCCCTGTAGAGGATGAAAAAAAACGGATGGATCGGCAGAGGCAGAAAGAGTCACAGAGCAGGTGTTGGGATGGTTGGATGTTTTACGTGATGACATGTCTTGCTGCTAATGCGATGATGGTGATAGTTAGTGTTTaagtgcctgtctgtctatctccgtgtgtgtgtgtgtgtgtgtgtgtgtgtgtgtgtgtgtgtgtgtgtgtgtgtgtgtgtgtgtgtgtgtgtgtgtgtgtgtgtgtgcctgcgtacgtgcgtgtgtgtgtgtgtgcctgcgtacgtgcgtgcgtgtttgtgtgtgcctgtgtctgtgtctgtatcaaAATCTTCAAGGTTGGCCATATCTGCAAAATGGAACTTAATATGTACATAAAGATATGGGCTCATTATTGCCACAAGAACACAGCTAATAAAACCTTTTCTTCTTTAGAGGTCTTAAGGTCATGCAAACAACATATCGTCAGTGATTCTTATCTACCGTTAACACACGGGCGTATATGCCTCGCTCTCGATAAGAACACACAAACGTAAGCATGCGAAGGTGTACCGAAGTTGGCCTGACACACGGCCCAGTTGGACATGTCGTCGAACTCCTCGCAGATGTCGTCGGCCGCCCGGTAGCTCTCTGCTGCCCTCTGCAGGTGGCCCTGGCGCCGCAGCGCGATGCCTCGCATGTTGAGGACCAGGCCTTCACGTGCACATCCAGGGTATTAGTTtacgatttttttttcctcagtCAAATATTGTTTGATTTGTATAAAGCACAAGACGTGGCTAATTGCACTAAACTCAAATACACAATTTCGAGAACAGTCGTTTCACATCTTAGAcgcaaaaaatgcaaaaaaaaagaaaaacaaataacaatTTCAACCAAACGGAACCAAAATTAAAATGGACGACAAAGACCGACCGTCCTGAGGGGTGGCGGCGTGCTCCGACGGGGGGGACTGCATGATGGCGTCCAGCACGTCCAGCGCGGCGTCCTCCTGCCCGTCGCGGATGCAGAGCCAGGCCAGCCACACCAGGGTGCTGCGGCCCTCCCCCGCGGCCAGGCCCGGGGCGCGGCGCCGGCGGTCGACGAAGGCGCGCACGACGCGGACGGCGTGGCCGTCCATCCCGTGCCTCTGGAGCAGCCCGGAGAGGCAGAGCGTGAGCGCGTGACTCAGCGCgtgcctctccccctccccctccccctcctcctccccgccgtcCCCCCTCGGCCCCTCGCCCAACGCCAGGGCGCGGCGTAGGTACGTCACGGCGTGACACGGGAgcgccccctccccgccccccagccACGAGACCTCGTCCCGTCTCTCCAGCACCAGCGCGAGCGCGCCCAGGCAGTCGCCCAGCGTGGCGGCGGGCTCCGACGCCGCCCTCCTCGCCGCACACACGCTGAGGAGGGGCCGGCCCAGCGCGCCGTAGATCCTCCCCAGGCCGAGGCACACGCGGCTGGGGGGGACGCCGTcggaccccccctcctccgccgccgccgccgccgcggacAGCTCCAGGAGCCTCTCCACGTAGGGCAGGGTGGCCTCGTCCTCGCCCCGGAGACGGTGACACTTGGCGAGCACGAAGCAAGCGCGCGCCTCCGCCATCTTGTTCCGAGTGAGCACCGCCTTCCTCAGGGCGTACTGGAGCGCCGCGACGTGGTCCTTGGCGCTCGCCACGCACTCCGGCAGGGCCATGGCGGCCGCCGCCAGGCGCTCCGCCGCGGCGACGTACTTCTCGGCGTtcttctggaggaggtggatgtgggCCAGGTTGGCGTAGAGCGCGGCCAGCAGCCTCACGTCGGCGAAGGCCTCCTTGGGCACGGCGAGCGCCTCCTCCAGGTACACCCGCGCCTGGCTGAACTTTGACCTCCCGGCGCACTGCAGGCCCAGCAGGAAGCACGCGCGGCTCTGGGCCCAGTGGAGCCGGCGCTTGCGGGCCGTCTCCCGGGCGACGCTCAGGAAGGCGACCAGCGCGTCTTCGTCGGCGTGGCCCGCgaagagcgaggaggagaggaggtcggCGGTGGCACCGTAGAGGACGGCGAACTCCCGCCTGTAGGGGGCGCCCtccaggaaggagaggaggggggtgaagaGCTCGCCGTCCGGGGTTCCTTCGACGGGCGCGTGGACCGTGAAGCACGGCGCCTcgggagggggcgaggggggcggagcccgaAGGACGGGGTCAGCGGCGCTCTCGGTTTCACTTTGCGTCCCGCGGTGGGGTGATGGCGCCCGGCATGGCGCCAGGATCCTCTCCATGTTGGCTTTTAACTCCAGGCGAGCGTCCGCGTCGACGAGCTCCAGTGAACTTCCTGTCGTTGACGGGGGTTAGACTGTGTAACTTGATAATGGAATATGATTATCATTTACTACTATCACTGAATCTACTGcataatgacaaataaagtctatTCTATTCTTATCCTATGCTATGAAGTAGAGGTCGACAGGTTTACCTGAACCCTAGGATTCCAGACCCCGACCTATGACCTGTACGAGTTAGGGCCCGCATCTTATTATGGCAAATTGGTTCCAGGTCAGATACCATTATTTTACCGCTGTTGTTCAATGATGGTCTTTCTGCCATTTTGACCTCAGTCTATTAGGATAGCATTTATTGAAAGAAATGTCCAGAGACAATTTTGGTTCGGGTCTGTCAGTTTGGCCCCTCGGAGACCTCGGATAATAGAGGGGCATTTTATATGAAGATATTGAAACGCCAGATAAGCACAGAGAAGCAGCAAGGGAAACAAGACTTACTTTGTTTGGCCAATTTCACACCATCTTGCTGGGGAATCAAATCTGAGAAGATGGAAgcataaaaataattattggGTCATTCaaagttatttttttactcTTTAAAGTATCAAGGAACATGTTTTAAATATGCTTTTAGGCAAACTAAATGTTAACGTAATCTGAAAACAACTGGGCTTTCTAGCAGCCAATATAATTAAAGAGCACTTAAATCAGCCGATGGTAGAAAACAGGTTATTCCAATCGTTGTTGATCATGAAAACAGCGCCTGCTCCCACACAGAGGGCCAGAAACAGGTGCAATCATTTATTTTGGGAGGTTGTGGTTTGATTTGGGTGGTTACCCCCTTAAGTTCTGCTTTCAATGTCGCTTACAGTTGGCTCGTGTTAAAAACCCTCACAGTTTAGTTTCACACCGTATCAGGGGGATTTCCGTCCTACCAAGTTTGTAGACGTAGCCGATGTCACTCTGAGAGTTCTTCTTCAGCAACGCGGTGGTCTCCTGGATGATGGACTCCTCTTTGAAGCAGAAGAAGCTCCTTTCCTCTGCGTCCAAGTAGATATCTGTTGACCTGTAAATATGACATTTTAAAACGTTGTTTTGTATATACCCGAGAACACTTATTCAGTATAGGTGTTGTCGGAAATCTGGCAGTGAATGACTTTCTTTCACGTGCCTTTTGTTGGAAATGTCCTTTAAGGCCAACATTACTTAAGTCCTATTTAAACCCTGCAATTGGGTGAGCTCATTGCTCTTTTTAATTACTCCATTATCTGGATAAATTACATTTAGGAAATACTTGACGCACAAAAGTGTGTCGGGAACCATTCACACTTTCAATGATTTCAAAGGCAAAGACAAGCActgcaaaaaacattcaaaataacaaaaacatctCCCTGTGTTTCCAGGCCTGAATCCATGCAGACGTAATCCCCGTTCGAGATCAACACTTACTCACAAAGGTTATCCGTCGGCTCCACCAGGGCCGTCTGCACCAACCCCAGCGCTCCCGTGGCCTCCGCCCTCCCCAGGAACCACTCGAACCCGGACACCAGGCGCCCCACCACGGCGACGCGCTCCCCGGCCGCCAGGCTGAGCTCGTCCGGGCCCTGGCCGTGGTACTCTGTGAGGGCCCGACAGGTCCCCCGggctgtgggggaggaggggggaacaggcccaggacggagagagagagagatgtgaggggggggggggtggagaaggtAGAGAGGGACAACCTGTACAAAGTAATGGAGGTCCGGTTGCAGTgatttccttcttcttctgcgaTTATAGTTGGTGTAAACTCTTTTTTCTGTTCCGCTCTGCCTCTCCTCGTGGAGTTGATAGCACTCAGGATTTGGTCAACATTGTTTGTCAGGATGGAGAGGCCTCTA from Gadus morhua chromosome 17, gadMor3.0, whole genome shotgun sequence includes these protein-coding regions:
- the sh3tc1 gene encoding SH3 domain and tetratricopeptide repeat-containing protein 1 translates to MSTTKPRNGVGVHPDRRNMPVDDHQRHTELPMRRGTLATQRKTLERGLSRDTGSMLRSSCLDEDSLPTALPMLLTMVEGPGRLPVDEDTQEVLRGKLRLLQPDSPEVIALFTELSSHIHSISSEENTILLMFKTFEEIWKFTTYYSLGFLDQCMESLLFDQKFWIQSLDRDDLGIEVSVPEDSLHLMVKGLLMQEGSFFASCSSNQIFDSSTCGGDLYLEQGDVAQFEPPILGSGWSVLSLNDGARGTTQKPALEPLIPFYQWFLKSCPENVLVGGGKPVCNFPLRFARGTCRALTEYHGQGPDELSLAAGERVAVVGRLVSGFEWFLGRAEATGALGLVQTALVEPTDNLCESTDIYLDAEERSFFCFKEESIIQETTALLKKNSQSDIGYVYKLDLIPQQDGVKLAKQRSSLELVDADARLELKANMERILAPCRAPSPHRGTQSETESAADPVLRAPPPSPPPEAPCFTVHAPVEGTPDGELFTPLLSFLEGAPYRREFAVLYGATADLLSSSLFAGHADEDALVAFLSVARETARKRRLHWAQSRACFLLGLQCAGRSKFSQARVYLEEALAVPKEAFADVRLLAALYANLAHIHLLQKNAEKYVAAAERLAAAAMALPECVASAKDHVAALQYALRKAVLTRNKMAEARACFVLAKCHRLRGEDEATLPYVERLLELSAAAAAAEEGGSDGVPPSRVCLGLGRIYGALGRPLLSVCAARRAASEPAATLGDCLGALALVLERRDEVSWLGGGEGALPCHAVTYLRRALALGEGPRGDGGEEEGEGEGERHALSHALTLCLSGLLQRHGMDGHAVRVVRAFVDRRRRAPGLAAGEGRSTLVWLAWLCIRDGQEDAALDVLDAIMQSPPSEHAATPQDGLVLNMRGIALRRQGHLQRAAESYRAADDICEEFDDMSNWAVCQANFGLLCLKAGAKTLAERHLTRALELFSGLEQEGPGLQLVHVLLELGRHYLEQGRLRYGQGCLEWALLLAIKAGLADCHLTATQQLCRLYGEVRPDQARCIVYNEHQLPLLAAQGDRSREGDVLQAISEQYLSLGTAKAYRVALDCTKRSLGIFIDLGQREQEAYAWLQAGKIYHMLGQKELVDLYIQVAQDVGLITGDTGFVLALLEAAGDIFHNSSQDRDKAVCFYRDRALPIALKTGSEASRLRLCHKLVDLLLSLRRHDDAVEFAQTALDISITLEERLSERVAYHRLATIYQHLGQWELAEHHYLKALALCPAPLQFDEETLYYARVYQTLGDIIFYDLKDPHDAAGYYHLALAAAMDLGNKRAQLRLCTRLATIYHNYLVDRQLSLCFYQRARAFATELNVRRVDISASQRQISRR